A single window of Haliotis asinina isolate JCU_RB_2024 chromosome 5, JCU_Hal_asi_v2, whole genome shotgun sequence DNA harbors:
- the LOC137285343 gene encoding E3 SUMO-protein ligase ZBED1-like — protein MKLSKVSSLLSRVRKVVAFFHRSTVAFAHLKTNQARLDLPKTKLKMDVVTHWNSTYDMLVSYLQLQPAIYATLVSKDVQRNESDVNTLSEGDVRSLEQLLEILRPLKGATEVFCEEKTPTISIVAPMLHLIRSQMIPLEGDYGLMKDVKEVVLTDLGKRYNSTKVKHMLHYSSATDPRFKTVPFLNDEEKSSVFADLATTVAEYSDRHKVPTLVKEVPQDPSAISDTPLPDLPDLPNLSNTGAAGGVGLPPVKQEPVKVPKQTDSSGSLSNLYWDVYVVKMDPPPHQEQTKSSLLSAQEEIEKYVALEC, from the exons ATGAAGCTTTCCAAGGTGTCTTCTCTACTGAGTCGTGTTCGCAAAGTAGTTGCGTTTTTCCACAGAAGCACAGTGGCCTTTGCTCACCTGAAGACAAACCAAGCTCGTCTTGATCTTCCAAAGACCAAGCTAAAGATGGATGTCGTCACCCACTGGAATAGCACATATGACATGTTAGTGAGCTACCTGCAGTTACAGCCGGCAATATATGCGACTCTGGTCTCCAAGGATGTCCAGAGAAATGAGAGTGATGTCAACACACTCTCTGAGGGTGATGTACGAAGCCTAGAACAACTCTTAGAAATTCTTCGTCCACTGAAGGGAGCAACAGAAGTCTTTTGTGAGGAAAAGACACCAACCATATCAATTGTAGCTCCCATGCTACATTTGATTCGTAGCCAGATGATTCCCCTGGAAGGAGATTACGGTCTTATGAAAGACGTGAAAGAAGTCGTTCTCACCGATTTGGGGAAGCGCTACAATTCAACCAAAGTGAAACATATGCTACATTACTCATCAGCCACTGATCCCAGATTCAAAACAGTACCATTTCTTAATGATGAAGAGAAAAGCAGTGTGTTTGCTGATCTAGCTACTACTGTGGCAGAGTACAGCGACAGACACAAG GTTCCAACACTGGTGAAGGAGGTGCCTCAAGACCCCTCGGCTATCAGTGATACACCACTACCTGACCTACCTGACTTACCAAATCTATCCAACACTGGTGCTGCTGGAGGTGTTGGTCTTCCTCCTGTGAAGCAGGAACCCGTTAAAGTTCCCAAACAAACTGATTCTTCAGGTAGCCTGTCCAATCTGTACTGGGATGTGTACGTAGTAAAGATGGACCCTCCTCCACACCAAGAGCAGACCAAGTCCTCTCTACTCAGTGCACAGGAGGAGATTGAGAAATATGTTGCCCTTGAATGTTGA